In Aegilops tauschii subsp. strangulata cultivar AL8/78 chromosome 3, Aet v6.0, whole genome shotgun sequence, one genomic interval encodes:
- the LOC109765512 gene encoding uncharacterized protein, giving the protein MGAGEGEAAGSKEKSSGVARTSLDGLRDKNVMQLKKLNMALFPVRYNDKYYQDAIASKDFSKLAYYSDICVGAIACRLEKKEGGVVRVYIMTLGVLAPYRGLGLGTKLLNHVFDLCAKQNISEIYLHVQTNNDDAIAFYKKFGFEITETIHNYYTNITPPDCYVLTKFIGQAATKK; this is encoded by the exons ATGGGCGCTGGGGAAGGAGAGGCAGCTGGGAGCAAGGAGAAGAGCAGCGGCGTCGCCCGGACGTCCCTGGACGGCCTGCGGGACAAGAACGTGATGCAGCTCAAGAAGCTCAACATGGCGCTCTTCCCCGTCCGCTACAACGACAAATACTACCAGGACGCCATCGCCTCCAAGGACTTCTCCAAGCTCG CTTACTATAGTGATATATGTGTTGGAGCAATCGCTTGTCGCctggagaagaaggaaggaggggtGGTCCGTGTTTATATCATGACTCTGGGTGTATTGGCGCCCTACCGTGGTCTTGGTCTTG GAACAAAGCTGCTGAACCATGTTTTTGATCTCTGTGCGAAGCAGAACATCTCAGAGATATACTTACACGTTCAGACAAACAACGACGATGCCATTGCTTTCTACAAGAAGTTTGGTTTCGAAATAACAGAGACGATACATAATTACTATACGAACATCACTCCACCGGATTGCTATGTTCTTACCAAATTTATCGGCCAGGCTGCTACAAAGAAATGA